In Castanea sativa cultivar Marrone di Chiusa Pesio chromosome 6, ASM4071231v1, a single window of DNA contains:
- the LOC142638237 gene encoding uncharacterized protein LOC142638237: MAFEMARMWPTRWSSDEFVQSSDEEASFADMVFGFTEEGQNLSGNSSNSDNYDEEEDENSYNVEENKAFWKEQEQTLQGTLYRTSSIETKIRQATKEALREVSAAGNQCLCSRPVAKGCRNCLRREVCNRLINVGYNCALCKSKWKSSPDIPSGEHTYLEVLDNSIPKKGVVRVVIELNFRAEFEMARASEEYNQLISRLPEVFIGKSERLGALIKILCSAAKKCMKEKKMHLGPWRKHKYMQAKWLGTCERIKPTTMPLAFSYRQPKPKASMLTFDLLESLPGLHCSTAVEVV; this comes from the exons ATGGCCTTTGAAATGGCTAGAATGTGGCCCACTCGCTGGAGCTCCGACGAGTTTGTCCAATCTTCCGATGAAGAAGCAAGTTTTGCAGACATGGTTTTTGGGTTTACGGAAGAAGGTCAGAATTTATCAGGAAATTCATCCAACTCTGACAACTATGATGAAGAAGAGGATGAAAATTCTTACAATGTTGAAGAGAATAAGGCTTTCTggaaagaacaagaacaaaccCTCCAG GGAACATTGTATAGGACTAGTTCAATTGAGACCAAAATCCGGCAAGCTACAAAGGAGGCACTAAGGGAAGTTAGTGCGGCAGGTAATCAATGTCTGTGTTCAAGACCAGTGGCCAAAGGTTGCCGGAATTGCTTAAGAAGGGAAGTATGTAACCGGCTTATAAATGTTGGCTACAATTGTGCCCTTTGCAAGTCCAAGTGGAAGAGCTCACCAGATATCCCATCAG GGGAGCACACTTATTTGGAAGTTCTGGACAACTCAATTCCTAAGAAAGGAGTTGTGAGAGTGGTAATTGAGTTAAATTTTCGAGCAGAGTTTGAGATGGCAAGAGCTAGTGAAGAGTacaaccaattaattagccggCTACCAGAAGTATTCATAGGGAAATCGGAAAGATTAGGAGCCCTAattaagattttgtgctcggctgccaaaaaatgcatgaaggagaagaaaatgCACTTGGGGCCATGGAGGAAGCACAAATACATGCAAGCTAAGTGGCTTGGCACATGTGAGAGAATAAAACCAACAACAATGCCCTTGGCATTTTCATACCGCCAGCCAAAGCCTAAGGCATCAATGCTAACCTTTGATTTGCTAGAGTCTTTGCCTGGCTTGCATTGTAGTACTGCAGTTGAAGTTGTTTGA